The genomic segment TCCACATGCGTCGGCACTGCGTGCTTGGATGCCGCGGTGTTATGGCATTGCGGATGAGCGCGGTCAATGGCTCGAGGGATggccgcgcgtgccgctgaAGGCCATGCGCGGGACGTATTCTGTCACACTAGAAAACCTCGTGCGCCCTTTTTGTCGCGCGAATGTGTGTGATATCAAGATCGGCACAGTCTTGTACAACGAAGCCAACCCTCGTCTGAGTGCCGAAAAGCGCGAGCGAATGCAGCGCAAAGCGCAAGAAACGACCAGCGGATCACACGGCCTACGTGTGACGGGGTATTGTTCATGGGACGCGCATGCCCAGTCCTTTTACACGAGTGGGAAGGTGCCTGGCCGAGCCGCACGGACCACAGATGATTTGCAACGGCTCTTGGCAGCCGCTTGGCAGGTTCCCCCCGAGGTGCtacgcgcgcatctcgtcCCACGTATCAAGCACTTGTGTGATTGCTTAGCGCCAGTGCCTGTGAGTCTGTGCAGCGCCAGTGTGCTTGTCGTAATGGAAGGAGACGACGCAGCGAGACAAGAACGACTGGCCCATGGCGAGCCTATCTTCGATGTACGCCTTATCGACTTTGCCCACTCGCGCTGGTGCGATCAACCAGATCAGGGTGTGCTACGAGGCCTCTCTACGCTGTATGAACTAGTTCTGCGTCTCGCTGCTGAATGAGTCGGCCAGCTCAGCCCActtggccgcctcgtgTGCATGGGTATCATCCGGCGTGGCAGACAGGACGGCGTGCATGGAAACGCACATATCTCGTGGTGATGGGCCAtcctgatgcgccgcataTACATTTGTGGCATATTCACGCACGAGTCGCGCAAGTTCAGTGTGTATACGTCCCAGGCCACCAAGCAACATACCCTGATGCTGCTCAGTGCTTGTGAGCGAAACGACTTGAGAAAAGAATTGCGTGTAGGCAGAAAGGATCTTTTGCAGCGCATCTGCTGCCTGTCCACCGCGCATCAAATCTGTCGTCATGAGGCCGCCCGTCCAGCGCTCCAAGAGACCACCGCCCCCCGCGGATCGGGGCACGGGGCCCATCCGTGGCCCGATCGTGAGTGTCTTTAGGGTATCGACCTCTGTGTCAAGACTCTTGGCCACGAGCGGCCACGTCTCGAGTAGATGGCGCATGAGCACAGACTCGAGCTCGGGGATCAGGCACCGACGTGATCGTGCCACTTGCAACAATTCGTGCATCAGGTTGGCCATGGTCAAGAGTTG from the Malassezia restricta chromosome II, complete sequence genome contains:
- a CDS encoding inositol-polyphosphate multikinase; its protein translation is MLLQVGGHPDTVHEQNGYIVKECTDAEALFYHETHAMHHPHASALRAWMPRCYGIADERGQWLEGWPRVPLKAMRGTYSVTLENLVRPFCRANVCDIKIGTVLYNEANPRLSAEKRERMQRKAQETTSGSHGLRVTGYCSWDAHAQSFYTSGKVPGRAARTTDDLQRLLAAAWQVPPEVLRAHLVPRIKHLCDCLAPVPVSLCSASVLVVMEGDDAARQERLAHGEPIFDVRLIDFAHSRWCDQPDQGVLRGLSTLYELVLRLAAE